From the genome of Vicia villosa cultivar HV-30 ecotype Madison, WI linkage group LG2, Vvil1.0, whole genome shotgun sequence, one region includes:
- the LOC131652381 gene encoding chalcone synthase 5-like: MVSVSEIRKAQRAEGPATILAIGTANPANCVEQSTYPDFYFRITNSEHKTELKQKFQRMCDKSMIKRRYMYLTEEILKENPSVCEYMAPSLDARQDMVVVEVPRLGKEAAVKAIKEWGQPKSKITHLIFCTTSGVDMPGADYQLTKLLGLRPYVKRYMMYQQGCFAGGTVLRLAKDLAENNKGARVLIVCSEVTAVTFRGPSDTHLDSLVGQALFGDGAAALIVGSDPVPEIEKPIFEMVWTAQTIAPDSEGAIDGHLREAGLTFHLLKDVPAIVSKNIGKALVEAFQPLGISDYNSIFWIAHPGGPAILDQVEQKLALKPEKMKATREVLSEYGNMSSACVLFILDEMRKKSIQNGLKTTGEGLEWGVLFGFGPGLTIETVVLRSVAI; this comes from the exons ATGGTAAGTGTATCCGAAATTCGCAAGGCTCAAAGGGCAGAAGGCCCTGCAACTATATTGGCCATTGGCACTGCTAATCCAGCTAACTGTGTTGAACAAAGCACATATCCTGATTTCTACTTTAGAATCACAAACAGTGAGCACAAAACCGAACTCAAACAGAAATTCCAGCGCATGT GCGATAAATCCATGATCAAGAGGAGATACATGTATCTAAcagaagagattttgaaagaaaatccTAGTGTTTGTGAATACATGGCCCCTTCATTGGATGCTAGGCAAGACATGGTGGTGGTAGAGGTACCTAGACTAGGGAAAGAAGCTGCTGTCAAAGCTATAAAGGAATGGGGACAACCAAAGTCAAAGATTACTCACTTAATCTTTTGCACTACAAGTGGTGTAGACATGCCAGGAGCTGATTATCAACTCACCAAACTGTTAGGTCTTCGCCCGTATGTCAAAAGGTATATGATGTACCAACAAGGATGCTTTGCAGGTGGCACGGTGCTTCGTTTGGCCAAGGATTTGGCCGAGAATAATAAAGGCGCTCGTGTGCTGATTGTTTGTTCTGAAGTCACTGCAGTCACATTCCGTGGTCCAAGCGATACTCATTTGGATAGTCTTGTCGGACAAGCATTATTTGGAGACGGAGCTGCTGCACTTATTGTTGGTTCTGATCCAGTACCAGAAATTGAGAAACCTATATTTGAGATGGTTTGGACTGCACAAACAATTGCTCCAGATAGCGAAGGAGCCATAGATGGACACCTTCGTGAAGCAGGGCTAACATTTCACCTTCTTAAAGATGTTCCCGCGATTGTCTCAAAGAACATTGGTAAAGCATTAGTTGAGGCTTTCCAACCATTGGGAATTTCCGATTACAACTCAATCTTTTGGATTGCACACCCTGGTGGACCAGCAATTCTCGATCAAGTAGAGCAAAAGTTAGCCTTGAAACCTGAAAAGATGAAGGCTACTAGAGAAGTTCTTAGTGAGTATGGAAATATGTCAAGTGCATGTGTTTTGTTTATCTTAGATGAAATGAGAAAGAAATCTATTCAAAATGGACTAAAGACAACAGGAGAAGGACTTGAATGGGGTGTGCTATTTGGCTTTGGACCTGGACTTACCATTGAAACTGTTGTTTTGCGTAGTGTGGCTATATGA